From Hydrogenispora ethanolica, the proteins below share one genomic window:
- a CDS encoding MFS transporter encodes MVKKQWDIPRNWLLFLGSSFISGLGTKLTTIGLADKLYKLTGDNFSISLVFLLQSLPMLFLGVMAGTLCDRYNKKGLFVAVNTFYAVTSFLFAVTASPPLLYLILLLTGVLQTLFLPCRIAFLPQIVDPADLMRVNGMRASLNGMIAIFGYGFAGAIVGYLGNTVAFVMDGCSFLSVAFTTLFLQTTAAPNATAVKQSASDQRFSFKTTWNMIRNHPRLQAVLTLEVLTNFIIILQIPLTYIFVARYLGGPARMAQRTGLLFAAAGIGTCLGGLLLNRLRSGNRLLALPKALLFDSLLVLSFALVRFFPLNLILYGLMGVIAAFMGTILETAVQEWTPPEHLGAVSGFIHSIVEPICVVSLLLGGLLTQWLEPSWLFILCAGAELLTGAYFLNRFRAEAGVTSTSEKLGS; translated from the coding sequence ATGGTTAAAAAGCAATGGGATATACCCCGCAATTGGCTCTTGTTTTTGGGCAGCTCCTTCATTTCGGGATTAGGGACTAAGTTGACCACCATCGGTTTGGCCGATAAATTATACAAGCTGACCGGGGACAATTTCAGCATCAGCCTGGTCTTCCTGCTGCAAAGCCTGCCGATGCTGTTTTTGGGGGTCATGGCCGGAACCCTTTGTGATCGCTACAATAAAAAAGGGTTATTTGTGGCGGTGAATACGTTCTATGCCGTAACGTCCTTTCTGTTTGCGGTTACCGCGAGTCCGCCGCTGCTTTATTTGATCCTGTTGCTGACCGGGGTCCTTCAGACCTTGTTCCTACCTTGCCGGATAGCTTTTCTGCCGCAGATCGTGGACCCGGCGGATTTGATGCGGGTTAATGGCATGCGGGCTTCTCTCAACGGAATGATCGCGATTTTCGGGTATGGCTTCGCCGGGGCAATTGTGGGTTATCTCGGCAATACCGTGGCATTTGTCATGGATGGCTGCTCCTTTTTGAGCGTGGCGTTCACCACGCTCTTTCTGCAAACGACGGCCGCTCCAAACGCGACCGCCGTAAAGCAATCCGCTTCGGACCAGCGTTTCTCCTTCAAGACGACTTGGAATATGATTCGAAACCACCCCCGGCTTCAAGCGGTCCTTACCCTGGAAGTCCTGACCAACTTCATTATTATACTGCAAATCCCGCTGACCTACATCTTTGTCGCCCGGTATTTGGGGGGCCCCGCCCGGATGGCCCAGCGGACCGGACTGCTCTTCGCCGCCGCCGGAATCGGCACGTGTTTGGGCGGCTTGTTGCTGAACCGCTTGCGGAGCGGCAATCGGCTGCTGGCGTTGCCTAAGGCTTTACTCTTCGACAGCCTGTTGGTATTGAGCTTTGCCCTGGTCCGCTTTTTCCCGCTAAACCTCATTTTATACGGGTTGATGGGGGTTATTGCCGCGTTTATGGGGACCATTCTGGAGACGGCGGTACAGGAGTGGACTCCGCCTGAGCATTTGGGCGCGGTTTCCGGGTTCATTCACTCGATAGTCGAGCCTATCTGCGTGGTCTCGCTCTTATTAGGGGGCTTGCTCACCCAGTGGTTGGAGCCAAGCTGGCTATTCATCCTTTGCGCCGGTGCCGAATTGTTGACCGGTGCCTATTTTCTGAACCGGTTTCGCGCAGAGGCCGGAGTGACATCGACATCGGAAAAACTCGGTTCTTAG
- a CDS encoding DUF2268 domain-containing putative Zn-dependent protease (predicted Zn-dependent protease with a strongly conserved HExxH motif) has product MIHWIWKYRDFITAYDGCPAPECWVDRYEQSYLAPNRELLEAIHFQPKGFPTVASILKRVGGLGQGHFAPLRSNIGTFEAYETEIVRITQAILDRFGAGAVIPEVELYVLVGLDCTNIYATPYGGRDVTVLCLESVQGDLQWLRLLLAHECHHWLRDRYFPGRLFGDCIGQRAVTEGLAIACSEWLFPGYPAHEYCYLPESTLQWVAAHWESVDRVFRAQARENDNRSGFFTRNATSGLLPGECPRIGYAYGYLKVKQYLAAHNLTPAAAVDLDWEKVWA; this is encoded by the coding sequence ATGATCCATTGGATCTGGAAATACCGGGATTTCATTACTGCCTATGATGGATGCCCCGCCCCGGAATGCTGGGTGGATAGGTATGAGCAGTCTTATCTCGCGCCCAACCGCGAATTGCTCGAGGCCATCCATTTTCAGCCCAAAGGTTTCCCCACCGTTGCCAGCATCCTGAAACGCGTCGGCGGGTTGGGGCAGGGGCATTTCGCGCCGCTCCGCTCCAACATCGGCACTTTCGAAGCGTATGAAACGGAGATCGTCCGGATTACCCAAGCGATCCTGGACCGGTTCGGAGCGGGTGCCGTCATCCCCGAGGTTGAGCTCTATGTCTTGGTCGGTCTGGATTGCACCAACATTTATGCCACGCCTTATGGTGGACGGGACGTGACCGTACTATGCCTGGAGTCGGTCCAGGGCGACCTGCAATGGTTGCGCCTGCTGCTGGCTCATGAGTGCCATCACTGGCTCAGAGACCGCTATTTTCCGGGCCGGCTCTTTGGCGACTGCATCGGACAACGCGCCGTCACCGAGGGACTGGCCATCGCCTGTTCCGAGTGGCTGTTTCCGGGTTATCCGGCCCACGAATACTGTTATCTTCCCGAAAGCACCCTGCAATGGGTCGCCGCCCATTGGGAGAGCGTCGACCGGGTCTTCCGGGCTCAAGCCCGGGAGAATGATAACCGTTCCGGCTTTTTTACCCGCAATGCCACATCCGGCCTGCTTCCCGGCGAATGCCCCCGGATCGGCTACGCCTACGGGTATCTCAAGGTAAAACAATACCTGGCGGCCCATAACCTGACTCCGGCGGCAGCGGTCGATCTGGATTGGGAGAAAGTGTGGGCATAG